The following coding sequences lie in one Polynucleobacter sp. HIN7 genomic window:
- the argA gene encoding amino-acid N-acetyltransferase has protein sequence MSALPSSSHSAHFPFVGWLREVAPYIHAFREKTFVIAFAGELAQDFDQLENLIEDIAMLHAMGMRIVLVHGIRPQIDEQLSLRKIKSKFGKGHMSSYRITDAPALECVKEAAGELRLDIEAAFSRGLPNTPMAGSRISVISGNFITAMPIGVVDGIDYLLTGLVRKVDSESIRMSLNSGKLVLLSPLGFSPTGQAFNLSFEDVAAATAAALKADKLMFLTPFPGLQDEEGHLVTELSIAQLQHYLQLYPDLPSNMRNFLNTAMRAVRSGVSRAHFLPCDRDGVLLEELFTHDGVGMMLAASDIENLREATQDDVGGILQLTLPLEAEGILAARGQDVIERDIARFSVIEHDKVLFGCAALFPFPNGVGELACLVVDPNSQGSGDGERLLKRIEARAKQEGINKLFVLTTRTEHWFLKRGFVRATVDDLPEERKQIYNWDRKSMVLTKKI, from the coding sequence ATGTCCGCGCTTCCATCCTCCTCCCATTCTGCTCACTTTCCCTTCGTTGGCTGGCTACGCGAGGTAGCGCCCTATATCCACGCTTTTCGTGAGAAAACCTTTGTTATTGCCTTTGCCGGTGAGCTAGCCCAGGACTTCGATCAACTCGAGAACCTAATTGAGGACATTGCCATGTTGCATGCCATGGGTATGCGCATCGTCCTGGTTCATGGTATTCGTCCCCAAATCGATGAGCAGCTCTCCTTGCGTAAGATCAAGAGCAAGTTTGGTAAGGGCCACATGAGCAGTTATCGGATTACCGATGCTCCCGCTCTTGAGTGTGTCAAAGAGGCGGCTGGTGAACTGCGTCTGGATATTGAAGCTGCGTTTAGTCGCGGTTTACCCAATACCCCCATGGCGGGCTCCCGCATCTCGGTGATCTCGGGCAACTTTATTACGGCAATGCCGATTGGTGTGGTTGATGGGATCGATTACCTACTCACTGGGCTTGTCCGTAAAGTCGACTCCGAATCGATTCGGATGTCCCTCAATAGCGGTAAGTTGGTATTACTCTCACCACTTGGATTCTCACCCACTGGTCAGGCATTTAACTTGTCGTTTGAAGATGTGGCTGCCGCTACTGCTGCAGCCCTCAAAGCCGATAAGCTGATGTTCTTAACTCCATTCCCAGGGTTGCAAGATGAGGAAGGTCATCTGGTTACCGAGCTATCGATTGCCCAACTACAGCACTACCTCCAGCTCTACCCTGATCTACCCAGTAATATGCGCAACTTCTTGAACACGGCTATGCGCGCGGTGCGCTCTGGTGTGAGCCGTGCGCATTTCTTACCCTGCGATCGGGATGGCGTTTTACTCGAAGAATTGTTCACACACGATGGAGTAGGCATGATGCTGGCCGCCTCCGATATTGAGAACCTGCGTGAGGCAACGCAAGATGATGTGGGTGGTATTTTGCAACTCACACTGCCACTCGAAGCAGAGGGCATTTTGGCTGCGCGTGGTCAGGACGTGATCGAGCGCGATATCGCCAGGTTCTCGGTCATCGAGCACGATAAGGTCTTATTTGGTTGCGCCGCCCTCTTTCCGTTTCCGAATGGTGTGGGTGAGCTTGCTTGCCTAGTGGTCGACCCCAACTCCCAGGGTTCGGGTGATGGTGAGCGGCTATTAAAACGCATTGAAGCACGCGCCAAGCAAGAAGGCATTAACAAATTATTTGTTTTGACAACCCGTACGGAGCACTGGTTCCTCAAGCGCGGCTTTGTGCGTGCCACCGTTGACGATCTTCCAGAAGAGCGTAAGCAGATCTACAACTGGGATCGCAAATCCATGGTGCTCACCAAGAAGATTTAA
- a CDS encoding oxidative damage protection protein — translation MARMVQCIKLNKEAEGLDFAPLPGDLGKKIWNQVSKEAWAGWLKHQTMLINENRLNMADPRARQYLLKQVEKYFFEGGADMASGYVPPTQ, via the coding sequence ATGGCACGAATGGTTCAATGCATTAAGCTTAATAAAGAAGCTGAGGGCTTAGATTTTGCTCCCCTACCTGGCGATCTTGGTAAAAAGATCTGGAATCAGGTATCTAAAGAGGCTTGGGCTGGATGGCTAAAGCACCAGACCATGCTCATTAATGAGAACCGCCTCAATATGGCCGATCCCCGAGCCCGCCAATACCTTCTCAAGCAGGTCGAGAAGTATTTCTTTGAAGGTGGCGCCGATATGGCTAGTGGCTATGTGCCACCTACGCAGTAG
- the rpiA gene encoding ribose-5-phosphate isomerase RpiA codes for MNQDDLKKRVAQAAKDYVIGAMPKGQYLGIGTGSTANWFIDLLAPYRDHFAGVISSSLASTERLLKLGFHVVDANQLPDAIAKQSYPMPIYVDGADEINPQGHMIKGGGGALTREKIIASMAQDFICICDETKLVQQLGHFPLPVEIIPLAQTAVTKALALFGGQAQLRLIKSGKAEGQPYLTDNKAWILDIHGLSIEDPITLEEAINQIPGVISVGLFAKRKADVLLLGKEETVETLRFS; via the coding sequence ATGAATCAAGACGACCTCAAAAAACGCGTTGCCCAAGCTGCCAAAGACTATGTCATTGGGGCTATGCCCAAGGGTCAGTATTTGGGGATCGGGACTGGCTCAACCGCTAACTGGTTTATTGATCTACTTGCACCGTACCGCGATCATTTTGCGGGAGTGATCTCAAGTTCACTAGCAAGCACTGAGCGTTTGCTTAAATTGGGCTTTCATGTGGTCGACGCCAACCAATTACCTGATGCGATTGCAAAGCAATCCTACCCCATGCCAATTTATGTGGATGGTGCTGATGAAATTAATCCGCAGGGTCATATGATCAAAGGTGGTGGCGGCGCTTTAACCCGCGAGAAGATTATTGCTAGCATGGCTCAAGACTTTATCTGCATCTGCGATGAGACTAAACTCGTGCAGCAACTTGGCCACTTTCCCCTCCCGGTAGAGATTATTCCCCTGGCGCAAACGGCGGTTACCAAAGCCCTTGCCCTATTTGGTGGGCAAGCTCAATTAAGACTGATCAAATCCGGTAAAGCCGAAGGTCAACCGTATCTCACCGATAACAAGGCTTGGATCTTAGATATCCATGGCTTATCCATTGAAGATCCGATCACCCTTGAGGAGGCTATTAATCAAATCCCAGGCGTAATTAGTGTGGGACTCTTTGCCAAACGTAAGGCAGATGTATTGCTTTTGGGTAAAGAGGAAACCGTAGAAACTCTTCGATTTAGCTAA
- the tal gene encoding transaldolase codes for MDTLAQLKRYTTVVADTGDFERMRAFAPQDATTNPSLILKAVLLPEYQALVASVQRDHPNAPPAQLIDRILVAFGVEILRIVPGRVSTEVDARLSFDTAATIAKAKEIMALYTAMGIPRERVLIKLASTWESIMAARELEQEGIHCNMTLLFSVVQAVACADAKARLISPFVGRISDWYKKSLGDQWSSEQYGGANDPGVQSVRSIYTYYKHFEIETEIMGASFRNTSQILELAGCDLLTISPELLAELQASTEPVSPKLLVADAKSAHVERLNLDQAKFGKLLAENAMAFEKLQEGIQAFCADIEKLEALLVR; via the coding sequence ATGGACACATTAGCCCAACTCAAACGCTATACCACCGTGGTTGCTGATACTGGCGACTTTGAGCGCATGCGCGCCTTTGCTCCGCAAGATGCAACCACTAATCCATCGCTCATTCTCAAGGCGGTCTTGCTGCCAGAGTATCAAGCCTTGGTTGCATCGGTGCAGCGTGATCATCCCAACGCCCCCCCTGCCCAATTAATTGATCGGATCTTGGTGGCGTTTGGGGTGGAGATACTGCGCATTGTGCCGGGTCGGGTCTCAACCGAAGTCGATGCACGTCTGTCATTTGATACCGCTGCCACCATTGCGAAGGCCAAAGAGATCATGGCGCTCTACACGGCAATGGGCATCCCCCGCGAGCGGGTTTTAATCAAACTTGCTAGCACCTGGGAGAGCATTATGGCGGCTCGTGAGCTTGAGCAAGAAGGTATTCATTGCAATATGACTCTGCTTTTTTCGGTGGTGCAAGCAGTTGCGTGTGCGGATGCTAAGGCTCGATTAATTTCTCCATTTGTGGGACGCATTAGTGATTGGTACAAGAAGTCGTTAGGCGATCAATGGTCTTCAGAGCAGTATGGGGGAGCCAATGACCCCGGGGTGCAATCGGTACGCAGCATCTATACCTATTACAAACACTTTGAGATTGAAACCGAGATCATGGGGGCGAGTTTTCGCAATACCAGCCAGATCTTGGAGCTTGCGGGTTGCGATCTCCTCACCATCAGCCCTGAACTCTTGGCTGAGTTGCAAGCTAGTACCGAGCCAGTAAGCCCGAAATTGCTGGTTGCCGATGCTAAATCAGCTCATGTGGAGCGATTGAACTTGGATCAAGCAAAGTTTGGGAAGCTCTTAGCAGAGAACGCCATGGCCTTCGAGAAACTCCAAGAAGGTATTCAGGCCTTTTGTGCCGATATTGAGAAACTCGAGGCCTTGCTAGTTCGCTAA
- the rlmB gene encoding 23S rRNA (guanosine(2251)-2'-O)-methyltransferase RlmB, with protein sequence MKQLLLGFHAVQTRLRVDPQSIQSVYYDPARRDRRMADFIKQAEPILGKRLYTANAERLHNLAGHDRHQGIVAMAEGISVARTLPELLDSLDAKSDPPLLLVLDGITDPHNLGACLRAADGAGVHGVIVPKDRSASINATVSKVASGAAEVIPIITVTNLARTMREMQELGIWIIGTDDEAQESIYDVDLKGPTAIVMGAEGEGMRRLTRETCDQLVHIPMQGAVESLNVSVATGVTLYEARRQRAQAKSTKK encoded by the coding sequence ATGAAGCAGTTGCTCTTGGGATTTCATGCGGTGCAGACGCGTTTGCGGGTTGATCCCCAGAGTATTCAGTCGGTGTACTACGATCCTGCTAGACGCGATCGTCGGATGGCGGATTTCATTAAGCAAGCAGAACCCATCTTGGGGAAGCGTTTGTACACCGCTAATGCCGAGCGCTTACATAATCTTGCTGGCCATGATCGTCATCAGGGGATTGTGGCGATGGCAGAGGGCATCTCTGTAGCAAGAACCTTGCCAGAACTATTAGATAGCTTAGATGCTAAAAGTGATCCACCCTTACTCTTAGTGCTCGATGGCATTACCGATCCTCATAACTTAGGTGCCTGCCTGCGTGCAGCCGACGGTGCAGGAGTGCATGGCGTGATCGTTCCTAAAGATCGCTCGGCCAGCATCAATGCCACCGTGAGTAAGGTCGCCAGTGGCGCTGCCGAGGTAATCCCAATTATTACGGTGACCAATCTTGCAAGAACCATGCGCGAGATGCAAGAGCTTGGAATTTGGATCATTGGTACTGATGATGAGGCCCAGGAATCGATTTACGATGTTGATCTTAAGGGACCCACTGCGATCGTCATGGGTGCAGAAGGTGAGGGTATGCGGCGCTTAACCCGCGAGACTTGCGATCAATTGGTGCATATTCCGATGCAAGGGGCGGTCGAGAGCTTGAACGTCTCCGTGGCTACTGGTGTGACACTGTATGAGGCGCGCCGCCAACGCGCACAAGCTAAATCAACGAAGAAGTGA
- the rnr gene encoding ribonuclease R has protein sequence MRKSDQPITRDSDRMGTVQGHRDGFGFVVPDDGGEDIFLAEREMARVMHGDRVSIRVLGTDRRGRPEGQIVEVLVHANRLVIGRLLNENGVLIVAPEDKRIGHDILIPPRGQGMAKLGQVVSVEIIDYPDSYRQAVGRVVEVLGEIDDPGMEIEIAVRKYGVPHTFSPAALKEAEALPNEVTQEDLKGRVDLRDIPLITIDGADARDFDDAVYCEPVQYGQTKAWRLIVAIADVAHYVKPGHPLDKDALLRATSVYFPRRVIPMLPEKISNGLCSLNPEVDRLCMVCDAVVDQKGEILAYQFYQGVMHSAQRFTYDTVWEILSNTRGPEAVRFAQFNDQLNHLYQLYKILFAAREKRGAIDFETVETQIISNELGKILRIEPRLRNDAHRLIEECMLTANVCAANFLQKHEHLSLFRVHGEPSVEKVQTLKQVLRTTGLHLTGSEKPHPKDFSKLMKEIKGRPDASTLQMLILRSMQQAIYQPENEGHFGLSYPAYAHFTSPIRRYPDLLVHRSIKAILSKKAYHPHLPEDVPMNLTMPRKGQGRANAAAVKQSQQDTKAKSKRAANAKGSKEGAALAVWAQFGVHCSANERRADEASRDVEAWLKCYYMRDHLGQEYAGTITGVANFGLFVQLESLFVEGMVHVTELGGDYYQYDEARQELRGERTGIRYRIGDRLHVLVSRVDLDARKIEFSLVKANGSNERDGSRFKSAVLANDSGRPSKKAAHKKTRPAEKAPKRETTTASKKSKAKTGKTARQPSMGQGTGRKSHKGKRK, from the coding sequence ATGCGTAAATCGGATCAACCTATTACCCGCGATAGCGACCGCATGGGCACGGTTCAGGGTCACCGCGATGGCTTTGGCTTTGTGGTGCCCGATGATGGCGGTGAGGATATCTTCCTAGCCGAGCGTGAGATGGCTCGGGTCATGCATGGTGACCGGGTCTCGATTCGAGTATTGGGTACCGACCGACGCGGCCGACCTGAGGGTCAAATTGTGGAAGTGCTGGTGCATGCCAATCGCTTGGTCATTGGACGTCTACTCAATGAGAACGGTGTTCTGATTGTAGCGCCTGAGGATAAGCGTATCGGTCACGACATCCTCATTCCACCGCGCGGGCAAGGCATGGCCAAATTGGGCCAGGTGGTGAGTGTTGAGATTATTGATTATCCCGATAGTTATCGCCAGGCTGTTGGCCGGGTTGTTGAGGTCCTGGGTGAGATTGATGACCCCGGTATGGAGATCGAGATTGCGGTTCGTAAGTATGGTGTGCCCCATACGTTCTCACCTGCTGCCCTAAAAGAAGCTGAAGCATTACCGAATGAAGTCACGCAGGAGGATCTCAAGGGCCGAGTTGATCTACGCGATATCCCACTGATTACGATTGATGGCGCCGATGCCAGAGACTTCGATGATGCGGTCTATTGCGAGCCAGTCCAGTATGGCCAAACCAAAGCCTGGCGTTTAATTGTGGCGATTGCTGACGTTGCCCATTATGTGAAGCCCGGTCACCCTTTGGACAAGGATGCCTTACTGCGGGCCACCTCGGTGTATTTCCCTCGCAGAGTGATTCCGATGCTACCCGAGAAAATCTCGAATGGCCTTTGCTCCCTTAATCCCGAAGTCGACCGCCTGTGCATGGTTTGTGATGCGGTGGTAGATCAAAAGGGTGAGATTCTGGCGTATCAGTTTTACCAAGGCGTGATGCACTCTGCGCAACGCTTCACCTACGATACCGTCTGGGAGATATTAAGTAATACTCGTGGACCCGAAGCAGTACGCTTTGCCCAGTTTAATGATCAACTAAATCACCTCTACCAACTCTACAAAATACTATTTGCCGCCCGTGAGAAGCGAGGCGCAATTGATTTTGAGACCGTTGAGACCCAGATCATTAGTAATGAGCTCGGCAAGATCTTGCGCATTGAGCCCCGATTGCGTAATGACGCCCATCGCTTGATTGAAGAGTGTATGTTGACCGCGAACGTCTGTGCTGCTAATTTTCTACAAAAGCATGAGCATCTCAGTCTCTTTCGAGTACACGGCGAACCCTCGGTTGAGAAAGTGCAGACTCTCAAGCAGGTGTTGCGAACCACTGGCTTACATCTAACCGGAAGCGAGAAGCCTCATCCCAAAGACTTCTCAAAGCTCATGAAAGAGATTAAGGGCCGGCCCGATGCCAGCACCTTGCAGATGTTGATTCTGAGGTCGATGCAACAAGCCATTTACCAACCAGAGAACGAGGGCCACTTTGGTCTGTCATACCCTGCGTACGCTCACTTCACAAGCCCCATCCGGCGCTACCCCGATCTCCTGGTGCACCGCTCGATCAAAGCAATCTTGAGTAAGAAAGCCTATCATCCGCATTTGCCAGAAGATGTACCCATGAACCTCACCATGCCTCGTAAGGGGCAAGGTCGCGCCAATGCCGCTGCGGTGAAGCAGTCACAGCAGGATACCAAGGCAAAGAGTAAGCGCGCAGCTAACGCCAAAGGATCCAAAGAGGGTGCAGCGCTCGCCGTCTGGGCCCAGTTTGGGGTGCATTGCTCTGCCAACGAGCGCCGTGCCGATGAGGCCTCACGCGATGTGGAGGCTTGGCTGAAGTGCTATTACATGCGCGACCATTTGGGTCAGGAGTACGCCGGCACAATTACCGGGGTGGCTAACTTTGGCCTCTTTGTGCAGCTCGAGAGTTTATTTGTGGAAGGCATGGTCCACGTTACAGAATTAGGCGGTGATTATTACCAATACGATGAGGCCCGCCAGGAGTTAAGGGGGGAGCGTACTGGGATTCGGTATCGAATTGGTGATCGCTTGCATGTCTTAGTGAGTCGAGTGGATCTCGATGCTCGCAAGATTGAGTTCAGCCTCGTGAAAGCCAATGGCAGCAATGAGCGCGATGGCTCACGATTTAAATCAGCGGTCTTGGCCAATGACTCAGGTCGCCCCTCTAAGAAAGCGGCCCACAAGAAAACCCGTCCTGCCGAGAAAGCACCTAAGCGCGAGACCACGACCGCCAGCAAGAAATCAAAGGCAAAAACGGGTAAGACTGCACGTCAGCCATCGATGGGTCAGGGAACTGGTCGCAAGAGTCATAAGGGTAAACGCAAATGA
- a CDS encoding adenylosuccinate synthase, with protein sequence MSKSRGRNVVVIGTQWGDEGKGKVVDWLTDHAQAVVRFQGGHNAGHTLIIGGKKTILRLIPSGIMHPQVICYIGNGVVLSPEALFKEIGELESAGLNVQGRLKISEAATLILPYHVAIDHAREKKRGSDKIGTTGRGIGPAYEDKVARRALRVQDFFYPEQFASKLRENLDYHNFALTQYYKVDPLDFDRVLDEAMSYAERIKPMVVDVSSALYAAEQAGQNLLFEGAQGTLLDIDHGTYPFVTSSNCVAGNAAAGSGVGPGSLHYILGITKAYCTRVGAGPFPSELYDHENPNKQDPVGIRLAEVGKEFGSVTGRPRRTGWLDAAALKRSIQINGLSGLCITKLDVLDGIETIRLCVGYKLDGKTLDVLPRGAEAVARCEPIYEDFKGWTESTVGITDWNKLPKTAQDYLKRVQEICGKPIAMVSTGPERDETILLQHPFED encoded by the coding sequence ATGAGTAAGTCTCGGGGTCGTAATGTTGTCGTGATTGGCACGCAGTGGGGCGATGAGGGGAAGGGCAAGGTGGTTGATTGGCTCACCGATCACGCACAAGCCGTCGTACGCTTTCAGGGTGGACATAACGCCGGACATACACTCATTATTGGTGGCAAGAAAACTATCTTACGCCTGATTCCTTCAGGGATCATGCATCCTCAAGTCATTTGCTATATCGGCAATGGTGTAGTGCTCTCACCGGAGGCTCTATTTAAAGAGATTGGAGAACTTGAAAGCGCAGGTCTTAATGTACAAGGACGCTTAAAGATCTCCGAAGCAGCCACGCTCATTCTTCCGTACCACGTTGCGATTGATCATGCGCGTGAGAAAAAACGTGGCAGCGATAAGATTGGCACGACCGGGCGTGGAATTGGTCCTGCGTATGAAGATAAAGTAGCTAGACGAGCACTCCGGGTACAAGACTTCTTTTATCCTGAACAATTTGCCTCTAAGTTGCGCGAGAACTTGGATTATCACAACTTCGCATTAACTCAGTATTACAAAGTGGATCCTCTAGACTTTGATCGTGTGCTCGATGAAGCTATGTCCTATGCGGAGCGCATTAAACCCATGGTGGTGGATGTCTCAAGCGCACTCTATGCGGCTGAGCAAGCGGGTCAGAACCTTCTCTTTGAAGGTGCACAGGGCACCTTACTTGATATTGACCACGGTACTTATCCCTTTGTGACCTCGAGTAATTGCGTTGCTGGTAATGCGGCTGCTGGCTCTGGTGTAGGACCCGGTTCATTGCATTACATCTTAGGAATTACCAAAGCCTATTGCACCCGGGTGGGCGCAGGACCATTCCCCAGTGAGCTGTATGACCATGAGAACCCCAATAAGCAAGATCCGGTAGGTATTCGCTTGGCTGAAGTTGGTAAAGAGTTTGGATCAGTGACCGGACGACCACGGCGTACGGGTTGGCTTGATGCCGCTGCATTGAAACGCTCCATCCAAATTAATGGTCTCTCTGGCTTGTGCATCACGAAGCTTGACGTGCTCGATGGCATTGAGACCATTCGTCTGTGCGTAGGCTACAAGCTGGATGGCAAGACCTTGGATGTTTTGCCACGAGGTGCTGAAGCGGTCGCGCGTTGTGAACCCATCTACGAAGACTTTAAGGGCTGGACTGAGAGTACCGTTGGGATTACAGATTGGAACAAGTTACCCAAGACCGCTCAAGACTATCTCAAACGCGTGCAAGAGATCTGTGGCAAACCGATTGCGATGGTCTCTACCGGACCAGAGCGGGATGAGACCATCCTCTTGCAGCATCCGTTTGAAGATTAA
- a CDS encoding ATP phosphoribosyltransferase regulatory subunit, producing the protein MNRWLLPEDIADVLPARARKIEELRRRSLDLYQSYGYELVSPPLLEFLDSLLTGTGSDLNLQTFKLVDQLSGRTLGLRADITPQVARIDAHLLNREGVTRLCYAGSVARVRTPPGSTSREELQLGAEIYGHSGWEADHEAIQLLLKTLSQAGIGNIYLDLSHAGVLKGILGDLVLSHADTETLYTLLQTKDRPSLAQWVSQFAPSISKPLLALLQLNGACAEVLANARSGPLALPNQPMIERSLKDLERLIEAISRLSDQLELSLDLADLRGYQYHSGVMFAAYVDGLPQPIARGGRYDHVGQAFGRSRPATGFSLDLLTLADLSTISIKRQAILAPWSDDPALNHRIAELRAEGEVVIQVHKGDDAHSEEFECQRELVKQGTGWELKSRA; encoded by the coding sequence ATGAACCGTTGGTTATTGCCCGAGGATATTGCTGATGTATTGCCAGCCCGGGCTCGTAAGATCGAGGAGTTGCGGCGCCGCTCGCTCGATCTGTATCAATCCTATGGCTATGAGCTCGTTAGTCCGCCGTTATTGGAGTTCTTGGATTCGCTCTTAACTGGGACGGGATCTGATCTTAATTTGCAGACCTTCAAGCTAGTTGATCAGCTTTCTGGCCGCACCTTAGGCTTGCGTGCCGACATCACACCTCAAGTGGCGCGCATTGATGCACACCTTCTCAATCGTGAAGGCGTAACCCGTTTGTGCTACGCGGGGTCAGTGGCGCGCGTGCGCACACCGCCAGGCTCGACCTCGCGTGAAGAGTTGCAATTGGGTGCCGAGATTTATGGGCATTCCGGATGGGAAGCTGATCACGAGGCGATCCAACTCCTTCTGAAAACACTTAGCCAAGCTGGCATTGGCAATATCTATTTGGATCTCTCGCATGCCGGCGTTCTCAAAGGAATCTTGGGGGATTTAGTATTGAGTCATGCTGATACCGAGACCCTCTACACCTTATTACAAACGAAAGACCGGCCGAGTCTCGCTCAATGGGTGAGCCAGTTTGCGCCCTCGATTAGCAAGCCTTTATTGGCATTACTGCAACTCAATGGAGCATGTGCCGAGGTCTTGGCCAATGCCCGTTCTGGCCCCCTGGCATTGCCCAATCAGCCGATGATTGAGCGGTCTCTCAAAGACCTTGAGCGTTTGATTGAGGCGATCAGTCGCTTATCCGATCAACTCGAGCTCTCACTTGATCTGGCGGACTTGCGTGGCTATCAGTACCACAGCGGCGTGATGTTTGCGGCCTATGTCGATGGTTTACCTCAGCCGATTGCGCGAGGTGGTCGCTATGACCATGTGGGTCAAGCCTTTGGTCGCTCACGTCCGGCTACGGGGTTCTCTCTTGACCTGCTCACGCTGGCCGACCTATCGACGATTTCCATCAAGCGCCAGGCTATTCTGGCGCCATGGTCGGACGACCCTGCTTTAAACCATCGCATTGCAGAGTTACGCGCCGAGGGTGAGGTGGTGATCCAGGTTCACAAAGGGGATGACGCACATTCTGAGGAGTTTGAGTGCCAACGCGAGCTCGTTAAGCAGGGCACTGGCTGGGAACTAAAATCACGTGCCTAG
- the hflC gene encoding protease modulator HflC, producing the protein MPNRLLGLILGLIVAFYLISSCIFVVDQRKFAVVFAFGQIVRVIEEPGLQFKLPAPFQNVIFFDRRIMTIDNPDAERFITAEKKNLLVDSYVKWRIIDPLKFFVSFRGDERLATDRMNQLIRSALNEEFTKRTIREIISEQRDQVMQGIQKKVEDDAKAIGIEIVDVRLKRIDLLAEISDSVYRRMEAERKRVANELRSTGAAESDKIRASAERQRDVILAEAYRDAQRIKGAGDARATALYADAFNRDPQFAQFYRSLEAYRNSFKDKKDVMVIEPSNDFFRFMQKKN; encoded by the coding sequence ATGCCTAATCGTCTCCTTGGTCTTATTCTGGGTCTAATCGTTGCGTTTTATTTGATTAGTTCTTGCATCTTTGTAGTGGATCAACGCAAGTTTGCGGTGGTGTTTGCCTTCGGTCAGATCGTACGAGTAATTGAAGAGCCAGGTCTGCAGTTCAAACTTCCTGCGCCATTCCAAAACGTCATCTTTTTTGATCGTCGCATCATGACGATTGATAATCCCGATGCTGAGCGCTTCATTACTGCTGAGAAGAAAAACCTCTTGGTGGATTCGTATGTGAAATGGCGCATTATCGACCCGCTTAAGTTCTTCGTGAGCTTCCGTGGCGATGAGCGTTTAGCAACGGATCGTATGAATCAGCTCATTCGGTCGGCATTGAACGAAGAGTTCACTAAACGCACCATTCGCGAGATTATTTCTGAGCAGCGTGATCAGGTGATGCAGGGCATTCAGAAAAAAGTGGAGGACGATGCCAAAGCCATTGGTATTGAGATCGTCGACGTTCGTCTCAAGCGGATTGACCTCCTAGCCGAGATTAGCGATTCGGTTTATCGCCGGATGGAAGCCGAGCGTAAGCGCGTTGCGAATGAGTTGCGATCCACTGGTGCGGCAGAGTCCGATAAGATTCGGGCGAGTGCGGAGCGTCAGCGCGATGTGATCTTGGCAGAGGCCTATCGTGATGCCCAGCGCATTAAGGGAGCAGGCGATGCACGTGCCACCGCTTTATACGCAGATGCATTTAACCGTGACCCGCAGTTTGCTCAGTTCTATCGCAGCCTTGAGGCGTATCGCAATTCGTTCAAGGATAAGAAAGACGTGATGGTGATCGAGCCGAGTAACGACTTCTTCCGGTTCATGCAGAAGAAGAACTAA